The Cryptococcus deuterogattii R265 chromosome 3, complete sequence genome has a segment encoding these proteins:
- a CDS encoding mitochondrial protein produces the protein MTASLSARQIMLPCVTTLVRPSFSPIHNIRAMSSFSRLVRFIPKSSSTPLIGEPVNADLDVGLAAYESKPIEVEVFSGTSVLKPGEKTGKKEIVERLLSPLAQSEVGTIRCIGLNYVNHAKEVNLPMPDIPTLFMKPSTSLANPFPSPTIIPKAFVASNSADFESEVAFVIGKDAKNVSEEKALDYVLGFTAANDVSSREAQFAQSQWCYSKSFDGACPIGPAIVSKDQARNLSDVKIEGSLNGKTVQSSQLDDLIFSVPKILSFLSQGTTLPAGTIIITGTPAGVGWTSTPRITLKDGDEFRVFVSHGVGTLINKIVEEK, from the exons ATGACTGCTTCCCTTTCCGCTCGTCAGATAATGCTTCCCTGTGTAACTACTCTAGTTCgaccttctttttctcctaTACACAACATCAGAGCCATGTCGTCCTTCTCTCGACTTGTTCGATTTATCCCCAAATCCTCCTCAACACCGCTTATTGGTGAGCCGGTGAACGCCGATCTCGACGTCGGTCTCGCCGCCTACGAGTCAAAACCTATCGAAGTTGAGGTGTTCTCTGGTACCTCTGTCCTCAAGCCTGGAGAGAAGACTggcaagaaagagattgtcGAGAGGTTGTTGAGCCCCTTAGCCCAGTCTGAAGTAGGCACGATACGATGTATCGGTCTGAAT TACGTCAATCACGCTAAGGAGGTCAATCTCCCTATGCCCGATATTCCCACCCTCTTCATGAAGCCTTCTACGTCTCTAGccaatcccttcccttcccctacCATCATCCCCAAAGCCTTCGTCGCTTCTAACTCCGCGGATTTCGAGTCCGAAGTCGCATTCGTAATTGGCAAGGATGCCAAAAACGTTTCTGAGGAGAAGGCCCTTGACTACGTACTTGG TTTCACGGCCGCCAACGACGTTTCCTCCCGAGAAGCTCAGTTCGCCCAGTCTCAGTGGTGTTACTCCAAGTCTTTCGACGGGGCTTGTCCTATTGGCCCTGCTATTGTCAGCAAGGATCAAGCAAGGAACCTCTCTGATGTCAAGATCGAGGGCTCTCTTAACGGCAAGACTGTCCAATCTAGCCAGCTCGA TGACTTGATTTTCTCTGTTCCCAAgattctttctttcctttcccaagGTACCACTCTTCCTGCTGGTACCATCATTATCACCGG TACCCCTGCCGGTGTCGGATGGACATCAACCCCCCGAATCACCCTCAAAGATGGCGACGAATTCAGAGTGTTTGTTTCCCATGGTGTTGGTACTTTGATCAACAAGATTGTTGAGGAGAAATAG
- a CDS encoding 2-hydroxyacid dehydrogenase: MALSNAPKVLFLDTIKLAKPQLSSFSKIANVIPNTSKTREEFLHDLGTKYKDVTGIYRHFKASESIKTTGRFDEELVSKLPSSLKFIAHNGAGYDQIDIPPCTARNIQVSNVPSAVDNATADTAIFLLLGAIRNFSRALLHARQGTFNSQLPLSHDPEGKVLGILGMGGIGSALARRAKPFGLKVQYHNRRRLAEEKERETGATYVESMDQLLATSDIVSLNLPLTDATKHLISDDSFSKMKPTSILINTARGPIVDEAALVRALESGKIAGCGLDVYENEPQITKELLDHPNALCLPHVGTVTVETQTEMEAVCLRNLEHGLKTGKLAFTVPEQAHML; encoded by the exons ATGGCACTCAGCAATGCCCCCAAAGTTCTCTTCCTGGACACCATCAAGCTCGCAAAACCACAATTATCATCGTTTAGCAAGATAGCCAACGTCATC CCAAACACAAGCAAAACCCGAGAAGAGTTCCTTCATGACCTCGGCACAAAATACAAGGATGTCACTGGCATTTACAGGCACTTCAAAGCTTCTGAGTCTATTAAA ACAACTGGTCGTTTTGATGAGGAGCTCGTGTCTAAACTTCCTTCAAGTCTCAAATTCATCGCCCATAACGGTGCTGGCTA TGATCAAA TCGACATCCCTCCCTGTACCGCCCGCAACATTCAAGTCTCCAACGTTCCTTCCGCTGTAGACAACGCCACAGCGGACACTGccattttcctcctcctcggcgCCATCCGCAACTTCTCCCGCGCCCTCTTGCATGCCCGTCAAGGTACATTCAACTCTCaactccctctctcccacGATCCCGAAGGGAAAGTACTTGGTATCCTCGGTATGGGGGGGATTGGTTCCGCTCTGGCTAGGAGGGCAAAGCCATTCGGTTTAAAGGTGCAATATCATAACCGAAGGCGAttggcggaagagaaggagagggaaacaGGGGCGACGTATGTTGAGAGCATGGACCAGCTTCTCGCGACTTCCGATATCGTCTCGCTCAACCTTCCTCTCACCGACGCAACCAAACATCTCATCTCCGATGACTCATTCTCCAAAATGAAACCTACATCTATCCTTATCAATACCGCCCGAGGTCCTATCGTCGATGAAGCCGCCCTTGTTCGGGCACTTGAATCAGGTAAGATTGCGGGTTGTGGTCTGGACGTGTACGAGAACGAACCGCAGATTACAAAGGAGCTGTTGGATCACCCCAACGCACTTTGTTTGCCGCATGTTGGAACGGTGACAGTGGAGACGCAAACGGAGATGGAAGCGGTTTGTTTGAGGAATTTGGAACATGGATTAAAGACAGGTAAATTGGCGTTTACAGTTCCAGAGCAGGCGCATATGTTGTAA
- a CDS encoding D-lactate dehydrogenase produces the protein MKLSVFSAKSYDKSFLDSSREKHYASLCEITYHSFPLCLETVFLAQGSEAVCVFVNDDLSAEVLRSLYSVGTRAILLRCAGYNNIDLSVAEELGFFVANVQSYSPEAVAEFAVALIQTLNRKTHRAYNRVREGNFNLEGFLGHTLYGKTVGIIGVGRIGIALARIMKGFGCQLLAFDPFGSEEFKKLGDFVDLETLLKQSHIISLHCPLTEGTRHLINSQTLSRMRKAALLVNTSRGGLINTKAAIEALKTGHLGGLALDVYEEEGSLFYNDHSAEIIQDDTLMRLMTFHNVLVCGHQAFFTKEALSEIAWVTLSNLKDFAEKKECKNSLVRDGHLYVGKDKEPVRNL, from the coding sequence ATGAAGCTCTCCGTTTTCAGTGCCAAATCCTACGACAAGAGCTTCCTTGACTCCTCTCGAGAAAAACATTACGCATCTCTGTGCGAAATCACCTATCACTCTTTCCCACTGTGCCTAGAAACCGTTTTTTTAGCACAAGGAAGCGAAGCGGTTTGTGTCTTCGTCAACGACGACCTCAGCGCCGAAGTACTGCGCTCTCTCTATTCCGTCGGTACTCGCGCGATCCTCCTTCGCTGTGCCGGCTACAACAATATCGATCTCTCAGTGGCTGAGGAACTCGGTTTCTTCGTCGCTAACGTGCAATCTTACTCTCCAGAAGCTGTCGCTGAGTTTGCGGTAGCGTTAATCCAAACTTTGAACCGTAAAACGCATCGAGCATACAATCGCGTACGAGAGGGAAACTTTAACCTCGAAGGTTTCTTAGGCCATACGCTGTATGGCAAGACAGTGGGAATAATAGGTGTGGGAAGGATCGGGATCGCACTGGCTCGTATCATGAAAGGATTCGGATGTCAATTACTTGCCTTTGACCCTTTCGGTAGTGAAGAATTCAAGAAACTCGGCGACTTTGTAGACCTCGAGACTCTCTTGAAGCAGAGCCATATCATCAGTCTGCACTGTCCTTTAACTGAAGGTACAAGGCATCTCATCAACAGCCAAACCCTTTCTCGAATGAGGAAAGCGGCCCTGCTCGTTAACACTTCCAGGGGAGGATTGATCAACACCAAAGCGGCCATTGAGGCTCTCAAAACGGGCCATCTTGGCGGCTTGGCCTTAGATGTgtacgaggaagaagggtcaTTATTTTACAACGACCACTCGGCTGAAATCATCCAAGATGATACTTTGATGAGGCTGATGACTTTCCATAATGTCCTTGTCTGTGGTCATCAAGCGTTCTTCACCAAGGAGGCGTTGAGCGAGATTGCCTGGGTGACATTGAGTAATTTGAAAGACTTtgcagagaaaaaagagtgCAAGAATTCGTTGGTTCGAGATGGCCATCTGTATGTtgggaaggacaaggaacCAGTTAGGAACCTATGA
- a CDS encoding nucleoside-diphosphate-sugar epimerase → MTAVNGFASGESNVVLITGAAGWLGGILAGELLSDPKTPNVHLILADIAEPKAPKGAKHVITRKADLTNKEEIEALFNTEFGVPDTVYCFHGIMSRGSEDNFDLGLKVNIDSIRMMLETARKSRPVSGEPIKFIFTSSLAVYGGPLPHVVDIHTIATPEGAYGMGKLSSELLVNEYTRRGLVDGRILRLPTIVVRPGVPSAATSAFISGIIREPLHGVEAICPVGDSLESKELELAAWVASPETTIKNFVIAKHIPAEKFLPHTRVAYLPGFTVTVREELEALEKVAGPEALKLIKFKDDPINRRIVGSWPARFDNSYPCSLGFVADEGGMVPVVQRFKEMVEAGLA, encoded by the exons ATGACTGCTGTTAACGGATTTGCTTCTGGCGAGAGCAACGTTGTTCTTATCACTGGTGCTGCAGGATGGCTCGGTGGTATC CTTGCCGGCGAGCTCCTCTCCGACCCCAAGACCCCCAACGTTCACCTTATTCTCGCTGACATTGCGGAGCCCAAGGCCCCAAAGGGCGCCAAACATGTCATCACCCGCAAGGCCGATCTTACCaataaagaggagattgaggctTTGTTCAACACCGAATTTGGTGTTCCGGACACTGTTTATTGCTTCCATGGTATCATGAGCCGAGGTTCTGAGGACAACTTTGACTTGGGTCTCAAG GTCAACATTGATTCCATCCGAATGATGCTCGAGACCGCCCGAAAGTCCCGACCCGTCTCTGGCGAACCCAtcaaattcatcttcacctcttcccttgccGTTTATGGTGGCCCGCTCCCTCATGTCGTCGACATCCACACTATTGCTACCCCCGAAGGCGCTTATGGCATGGGCAAGCTTTCTTCCGAGCTTCTCGTCAACGAGTACACTCGACGAGGCTTGGTTGATGGCCGTATCCTTCGATTGCCTACTATTGTCGTGCGACCTGGTGTTCCCTCTGCTGCTACCTCGGCATTCATCTCTGGTATCATCCGAGAGCCTCTTCACGGTGTTGAGGCTATCTGCCCTGTCGGTGACTCTTTGGAGAGCAAGGAGCTCGAGTTGGCTGCTTGGGTTGCTTCCCCCGAAACTACCATCAAGAACTTCGTCATTGCTAAGCACATTCCTGCCGAAAAGTTCTTGCCTCACACCAGGGT TGCTTATCTTCCCGGTTTCACCGTCACCGTGAGGGAGGAGCTTGAGGCACTCGAAAAAGTTGCCGGTCCCGAAGctctcaagctcatcaagtTTAAG GACGACCCTATCAACCGACGAATTGTCGGCTCATGGCCCGCCCGATTCGACAACAGCTACCCCTGCTCTCTTGGTTTTGTCGCTGATGAGGGCGGTATGGTTCCTGTTGTTCAGAGGTTTAAGGAGATGGTCGAGGCTGGTCTTGCATAA
- a CDS encoding E3 ubiquitin ligase complex SCF subunit sconC, protein MAEKKQTVILTTSDDEQFTVEKIVAERSAMIKSMMEDLGDQEGQPIPLPNVSSSVLTKILEYCDHHKNDPLPTGDANDADDSRRKTSEIGDWDARWIQVDQEMLFEIILAANYLDIKPLLDVGCKTVANMIKGKTPEEIRKLFNITNDFTPEEEEQIRKENEWAEDR, encoded by the exons ATggccgagaagaagcagactGTTATCCTCACCACttctgatgatgagcaGTTCACcgttgagaagattgtcgCTGAACGATCCGCCATGATCAAATCTATGATGGAGG ATCTTGGTGACCAAGAGGGCCAGcccatccctctccccaacgtctcttcctccgttCTTACCAAAATCCTCGAGTACTGCGACCACCACAAGAACGACCCTCTCCCCACCGGTGATGCCAACGACGCCGATGACTCTAGGAGGAAGACTTCTGAAATTGGTGACTGGGATGCTCGGTGGAT TCAAGTTGACCAAGAGATGCTTTTTGAGATCATCCTTGCTGCCAACTACCTCGACATCAAGCCTCTCCT CGATGTTGGTTGCAAGACTGTTGCCAATATGATCAAGGGTAAGACTCCTGAAGAAATCCGAaagctcttcaacatcACCAACGA CTTCACTcctgaggaggaagagcagatCCGAAAGGAGAACGAGTGGGCCGAGGA CCGTTAA
- a CDS encoding pathway-specific nitrogen regulator: MSEPPKPTNYNPHEKRRTTPDSSGLVDSKSLSNPVNAGPSNSNNENNNPESDNNKRRRSSPSSEPPRVQLACFYCRTKRVRCSGTKPRCEGCIKADVECEWPAARAKKRTKKEMEEARRAESERNAITAAAVSTSKSNGPSVYKEHVPVFNNDQLQQPDLLNNQSHFWSNPVTSTQYLWPPDLSTLPNIESSSDGANQPASNTSQIHQTTSSGQLSIDPNSTAADVQRTSGGEMVPSASISMSNDGNPASGQEFQFLTGNEWSPNTDWKIASALEGQPAFISGNPEEGDDLELFYYRFSGSTAIHPGINRVSLKLQRRNPSFSPMATAPQPANESPSTDSSFLGLDLFDDTGMPHSHVWEPLFNLFFKHMSQHFPSCSHQRMMERFQTGTMSQFLACCICSLGARFSDVEDRARAAAPFIARAQELVPPLLHLPTHDVLTGLLFLAWSNYGQNSESGLWQYSGMAIRMSSDLGAHEVSELYESPAHYARNQLCFWSLFITDRVVAFATGRPASIPEDIIEIPLPKDEDFFPDPARNLPDSPFEPVEPVPFVQLVKLMVIVGRISNVLNGRRGRALTLISTSEPLPELLAELQLRLVTFYANLPDSLKWSANNFKHQHARGHSGTFLTLHLWANAVLALIYHPELLKSPSGVETPLNRSMSRNVQLSLASSRQIVECMVFADLVDSTSYTSSPYLAQPLFVAAMAFIHEMRSLQASIDPPDMPLFPGTASGNNDNSNGNNLHPKSHSSNATDMLMLSMAKQNFSTILNAVHKMEEYWAGVNYVATLLEKRSGFPRPSSKASTKTFISLPDKGLLKRFTADPQHPQSVGPPTETSLRDAISRSERASSTNSFGLTPLWLSDFMSGYTVENMSFAPADNVDLERLLATRGERQDGSKHDTNVPPL, encoded by the exons ATGAGTGAACCACCTAAACCCACAAACTATAATCCCCATGAAAAAAGACGCACCACTCCAGACAGTTCCGGCTTGGTAGACTCAAAATCCCTCAGCAACCCGGTGAATGCTGGACCATCCAACTCCAA TAACGAAAACAATAATCCAGAATCggacaacaacaaacgcCGCCgctcatccccatcatcgGAACCTCCCCGAGTGCAGCTAGCCTGCTTTTATTGCCGTACCAAGCGGGTACGATGTAGCGGGACGAAGCCAAGATGCGAAGGTTGTATAAAGGCGGATGTGGAGTGTGAATGGCCAGCAGcaagagcaaagaaaaggacgaaaaaggagatggaggaggcgAGGAGGGCGGAGAGTGAGAGGAATGCGATTACTGCTGCCGCTGTTTCGACGTCGAAGTCTAATGGGCCATCTGTATACAAAGAGCAT GTCCCTGTCTTCAATAATGACCAGCTTCAACAACCAGATTTACTCAATAATCAGTCACATTTCTGGTCCAACCCCGTCACATCTACTCAATACCTCTGGCCACCTGATCTCTCAACCTTACCTAACATTGAATCATCGTCCGACGGTGCCAACCAACCAGCTTCAAATACATCTCAAATACATCAAACCACTTCATCAGGCCAGTTGTCCATTGATCCCAATTCGACAGCAGCGGATGTCCAGCGAACATCCGGGGGGGAGATGGTGCCGTCAGCATCAATATCAATGTCAAATGACGGTAATCCTGCGTCAGGGCAAGAGTTCCAATTTTTGACAGGGAATGAATGGTCTCCAAATACGGATTGGAAGATTGCGAGTGCGTTGGAAGGCCAACCGGCTTTCATCAGTGGTAACCCggaggaaggtgacgaTCTGGAGCTGTTCTATTATCGATTC TCCGGTTCAACCGCCATCCATCCTGGTATTAATCGTGTTAGCCTCAAGCTTCAGCGACGTAATCCATCTTTTTCACCCATGGCCACCGCTCCGCAACCTGCAAACGAATCACCGTCTACGGACTCGTCATTCCTTGGTCTCGACCTCTTTGACGACACAGGTATGCCGCATTCACATGTCTGGGAACCTCTattcaacctcttctttaaGCATATGAGTCAACATTTCCCGAGTTGTAGTCATCAACGTATGATGGAGAGGTTCCAGACGGGTACAATGAGTCAATTTTTGGCGTGCTGTATCTGTAGTTTGGGTGCGCGTTTCAGCGATGTCGAGGACCGAGCGCGGGCGGCTGCGCCATTTATTGCCCGGGCACAAGAGCTTGTTCCGCCTCTTCTACATCTTCCGACACACGACGTCCTCACGGGCCTGCTTTTCCTCGCATGGTCAAATTACGGCCAAAATTCGGAAAGCGGCCTATGGCAGTACTCTGGTATGGCCATCCGTATGTCGTCCGACCTCGGCGCACATGAAGTATCTGAACTTTACGAATCACCCGCTCATTACGCCCGTAATCAACTATGCTTCTGGTCATTATTCATCACTGATCGTGTGGTGGCGTTTGCTACCGGTCGACCGGCAAGTATCCCGGAAGATATCATCGAAATACCATTACCAAAGGACGAAGACTTTTTTCCTGATCCTGCACGCAACTTGCCTGATTCACCGTTCGAGCCTGTCGAACCTGTACCGTTTGTCCAGCTGGTGAAGCTTATGGTAATCGTCGGACGGATATCCAACGTTCTCAACGGCCGGCGCGGCCGTGCACTTACCCTCATCTCTACCTCTGAACCCTTACCTGAACTTCTTGCTGAACTCCAACTCCGCCTTGTCACATTCTACGCCAACTTGCCCGATTCTCTAAAATGGAGTGCGAACAATTTCAAGCATCAGCACGCGCGTGGACATTCGGGTACTTTTCTGACACTGCATCTCTGGGCGAACGCGGTGCTAGCATTGATTTATCATCCAGAGTTATTGAAGAGCCCGAGCGGGGTTGAGACGCCGTTGAACAGGAGTATGTCGAGGAATGTGCAGTTGAGTTTGGCGAGTTCACGACAGATTGTGGAGTGTATGGTCTTTGCCGATTTGGTGGATTCGACCAGCTAT acttcttctccatatcTCGCTCAACCCCTTTTTGTCGCCGC TATGGCCTTTATCCACGAGATGCGTTCTTTACAAGCAAGCATTGATCCCCCCGACATGCCACTATTTCCTGGCACCGCATCTGGCAATAATGACAATAGCAACGGCAATAACCTCCATCCCAAAAGTCACTCGTCCAACGCTACGGACATGCTCATGTTGTCCATGGCGAAGCAAAACTTTAGTACAATTCTGAATGCAGTACATAAGATGGAAGAGTATTGGGCAGGGGTGAACTATGTTGCTACCTTGTTGGAAAAAC GATCTGGTTTCCCAAGACCTAGCTCCAAAGCCTCTACCAAGACGttcatctctctcccaGACAAGGGACTTTTGAAACGTTTCACCGCGGATCCTCAGCACCCGCAAAGCGTGGGACCTCCGACAGAAACTTCGCTGAGAGATGCTATTTCTCGTAGTGAACGAGCTTCAAGTACGAATTCATTTGGGCTCA CTCCGTTGTGGTTATCTGATTTCATGTCTGGGTATACGGTCGAAAACATGTCTTTTGCTCCGGCTGATAATGTGGATCTTGAAAGACTGTTGGCAACTAGGGGGGAACGACAGGATGGTTCCAAGCATGATACCAACGTCCCTCCTCTttaa
- a CDS encoding ribose 5-phosphate isomerase — protein MSQPPYTIVLACDNAGHEYKSALKALLESDKRVKGVIDVGINKDASGKLEDTAYPHIAVDAARKVAKGEADRGLLICGTGMGVAISANKVPGIRASVAHDSFSVERLIKSNNAQILCLGQRVIGIELAKKLVTEWLGHVFDPSSASNDKVKVIHDYDGFEYEAVPGGCT, from the exons ATGTCCCAGCCTCCTTACACTATTGTCCTCGCCTGCGACAATGCTGGACACGAATACAAGTCCGCCCTCAAAGCTTTGCTTGAATCTGACAAGCGAGTCAAGGGCGTTATCGACGTTGGTATCAACAAGGACGCCAGCGGCAAGCTTGAAGACACTGCTTACCCCCACATCGCCGTTGATGCTGCTCGGAAGGTTGCCAAGGGTGAGGCTGATAGGGGATTGTTAATCTGCGGTACCG GTATGGGCGTTGCCATCTCCGCCAACAAGGTACCCGGTATCCGAGCTTCCGTCGCCCACGACTCATTCTCTGTTGAACGTCTCATAAAGTCCAACAATGCCCAAATCCTCTGTCTCGGTCAACGAGTCATCGGTATCGAGCTTGCCAAGAAGCTTGTTACTGAATGGCTCGGTCACGTCTTTGACCCTTCGTCCGCGAGTAACGATAAGGTCAAGGTCATTCATGACTATGATGGGTTTGAGTATGAGGCTGTTCCCGGTGGATGCACCTAA
- a CDS encoding dihydroxyacetone kinase translates to MTDRHIFPDHKTLVFRSIRGLVASHPYLSLIPSQKVVYRADHDPSKVSLICGGGSGHEPGTVGFVGAGLLTASVAGDVFASPSARQVMEAIKRVHSDKGTILIITNYTGDNLHFGLAKLMAQSAGLKNVELVVVGDDVSVPKSRGKYVGRRCLAGVTLVCKILGAASEVDVEFRDLVTLGRSLSANTASIAMALDHCHVPGRSGEADWHLPEGKVEIGLGLHNETGVFSIPQPPPDVLISKLLDLLLKQDDPERSFVKFKDGDELVLLVNNMGGMSVLEMGSVVDEVLTQLESRGIVPTRILNGPFMGSMNMPGISLSLLNLTNVAEECSFVDTSKLIGFLDAPHNSVAWPATSQIYPLPEKLANRKREDKFVDVEEEKKEEVTGGPQLFGDKELIRKAMKQAAEDVLASEPKLTKWDTIVGDGDCGETCALGAQATLKALKEGLGSDGELVHFFRVLTEVIDGSMGGTLGAIFSIFLAGLTTALIDAASSSNSAPELTPAFFGQVTSSALETLKARTAARVGHRTVMDALIPFGETLAESGDLKKAVEACRKGGESTVDLQAKLGRATYVGQLEGDMPPDPGAMAFVTVVEGILKAYSH, encoded by the exons ATGACAGACCGACACATCTTCCCGGACCACAAGACTCTGGTCTTCAGATCCATCAGAGGTCTTGTTGCTTCTCACCCCTATCTTTCCCTGATCCCCTCCCAGAAAGTCGTTTACAGAGCAGACCACGACCCTTCCAAGGTCTCTCTTATTTGTGGCGGTGGTTCCGGCCACGAGCCTGGTACTGTCGGATTCGTTGGAGCTGGTTTGCTCACAGCGAGCGTTGCTGGCGATGTGTTTGCCAGTCCTAGTGCAAGACAGGTGATGGAGGCTATCAAGCGCGTCCACAGCGATAAAGGTACCATTCTGATTATTACAAACT ACACCGGCGACAACCTTCATTTCGGGCTGGCCAAGCTTATGGCTCAGTCAGCTGGTTTGAAAAACGTCGAGCTCGTGGTTGTTGGCGATGACGTCTCAGTGCCGAAATCCCGAGGAAAATATGTTGGTCGAAGGTGTCTTGCCGGCGTAACTCTAG TCTGTAAAATTCTCGGTGCTGCCTCCGAAGTTGATGTGGAATTCCGAGACCTCGTAACGCTCGGTCGCTCCCTTTCGGCCAACACTGCCTCCATCGCCATGGCCTTGGACCACTGTCACGTTCCAGGCAGGTCCGGAGAAGCCGACTGGCACTTGCCCGAAGGTAAAGTCGAGATTGGTCTCGGCTTGCACAACGAAACT GGTGTTTTCAGCATTCCTCAGCCTCCCCCTGATGTTCTCATCAGCAAGCTTTTGGATCTCTTGCTCAAGCAAGACGACCCCGAGAGATCTTTTGTCAAGTTcaaggatggtgatgagcTCGTTTTGCTTGTGAACAACATGGGCGGTATGAGTGTTCTTGAGATGGGCTCTGTTGTCGATGAAGTCCTTACTCAGCTTG AATCCCGAGGTATCGTCCCCACACGAATCCTCAACGGCCCCTTCATGGGCTCCATGAACATGCCCGgtatctctctctccctcctcaacctcacCAACGTCGCCGAAGAATGTTCCTTTGTAGACACTTCAAAACTCATCGGTTTCCTTGATGCCCCACACAACTCTGTCGCTTGGCCTGCTACGAGCCAAATTTACCCCTTGCCTGAAAAGCTGGCAaacaggaagagggaggataagtttgtggatgtggaagaggaaaagaaggaggaggttaCTGGTGGACCTCAGTTGTTCG GTGATAAGGAGCTTATTCGTAAGGCTATGAAGCAAGCAGCTGAGGATGTGCTTGCTAGCGAACCCAAGCTTACCAAGTGGGATACC ATTGTCGGTGATGGTGATTGTGGAGAAACATGTGCCCTTGGTGCCCAGGCGACCCTTAAAGCTCTCAAAGAAGGCCTTGGCTCCGACGGCGAACTGGTCCACTTTTTCCGAGTCTTGACCGAAGTCATCGACGGTTCAATGGGCGGTACCCTCGgcgccatcttctccatcttcctcgccgGTCTCACCACCGCCCTCATCGAtgccgcctcttcctccaacaGCGCCCCCGAACTCACCCCTGCCTTCTTCGGCCAAgtcacttcttctgccctCGAAACTCTCAAAGCCCGTACTGCCGCCCGAGTCGGTCACCGAACCGTCATGGACGCGCTTATTCCCTTTGGGGAGACGCTTGCCGAGAGTGgtgatttgaagaaggctgtGGAGGCTTGTAGGAAAGGAGGGGAGAGCACGGTGGATTTACAAGCCAAGTTGGGTAGAGCGACGTATGTCGGCCAGTTGGAGGGTGACATGCCCCCCGACCCTGGAGCAATGGCGTTTGTGACTGTGGTGGAAGGTATTCTCAAGGCTTATAGTCATTAG
- a CDS encoding solute carrier family 25 (mitochondrial folate transporter) member 32, translating to MPGNGSSSFAAPPSARILFIPPQFHSMTAGAGAGLVSSIVTCPLDVVKTRLQAQAASVNHKDYQTVEMIIKDIWRSGGFRGFYRGLGPTLAGYLPTWGIYFTVYDMVKDKLGAWAAHNDLPTKPSMVHIVAAMTAGATGTCMTSPLWVIKTRLMAQVGPSDQARYRNTLEAIVDIYRYEGVRAFYKGLLPSLMGISHVAVQFPLYEKAKSWADNNTEGDHSSLTPSTILICSAFSKMVASIATYPHEVLRTRLQIRKSSPKSSSSNSIFSSNPSKPSHPPLPFSSMYFNSLSSTNGKSHPPLSASNATASHAHPPLDRQTRPLWHSLFKLRKEGGIIDTFISIKNQDGWRGFYRGLSINLIRTVPSSAVTMLTYELIMRRLSSHTS from the exons ATGCCCGGTAATGGCTCCTCATCTTTTGCAGCCCCACCGTCGGCAcgcattctcttcatccctcctcAATTCCATTCTATGACAGCCGGCGCGGGGGCAGGCCTTGTATCATCCATCGTAACATGTCCTCTCGATGTTGTCAAGACTCGTCTGCAGGCGCAGGCGGCCTCCGTAAACCACAAGGACTACCAAACAGTTGAAATGATCATCAAGGATATATGGAGATCAGGCGGCTTCAGGGGTTTTTATAGAGGACTAGGACCGACACTAGCTGGGTACTTGCCTACATGGGGAATATATTTCACCGTGTATGATATGGTCAAGGATAAGTTGGGAGCTTGGGCTGCACATAATG ATCTACCAACAAAGCCGTCGATGGTGCATATTGTAGCAGCAATGACGGCTGGAGCCACCGGAACGTGTATGACCAGCCCTTTATGGGTAATCAAGACTCGATTAATG GCCCAAGTAGGTCCATCTGATCAAGCACGATACAGAAACACTCTCGAGGCAATAGTAGACATTTACAGATACGAAGGAGTTAGAGCATTCTACAAGGGACTCTTACCGTCGTTGATGGGCATCAGCCATGTTGCCGTTCAATTTCCTCTCTATGAAAAAGCAAAGTCCTGGGCCG ATAACAACACAGAGGGCGATCATTCTTCCTTAACACCTTCAACAATCCTTATCTGCTCAGCATTCTCGAAAATGGTTGCTTCAATAGCAACCTATCCTCACGAAGTTCTCCGAACCCGTCTCCAAATCCGCAAATCATCTCCTAAATCCAGTTCTTCTAATTCCATTTTCAGCTCCAACCCCTCCAAGCCTTCTCATCCACCattacccttctcctcaatgTATTTCaactccctctcctccacgAATGGCAAATCTCATCCACCATTAAGCGCCTCCAATGCTACAGCTTCTCATGCTCACCCTCCGTTAGATCGCCAAACCAGGCCGTTATGGCATTCATTGTTCAAGCTTcgcaaggaaggagggattATTGATACTTTTATAAGTATAAAAAATCAAGATGGTTGGAGAGGATTTTATAGAGGGTTGTCTATCAATTTGATCAGGACTGTGCCTAGTAGCGCTGTCACAATGCTTAC ATACGAACTTATCATGCGTAGATTGTCTTCACACACATCATGA